A section of the Drosophila subobscura isolate 14011-0131.10 chromosome A, UCBerk_Dsub_1.0, whole genome shotgun sequence genome encodes:
- the LOC117891264 gene encoding pneumococcal serine-rich repeat protein isoform X7, which produces MKLSVSAYRAHASAHKKILSSGYHSQLNYGSTGAAASSSSSGATATGLYTMETHEHGEHGTGKFVKDVARQIHDCNSDTDVISPTGTSSSGGGGAAGGAAPGESSGGHHKRHHKMAHDDDNHSAPHSSDSKSPSQRKSRIGDGASDPDSDWTRSNQRWMKLRTTVQISSAIQKKPPLKREDSFLKRFSTRQIPETQETVEDTGSESASGDVDKSVKRRRRYLQKRRSVVNPDENFYFYWLMMVTVCVLYNLWTLIVRQSFPELQQSVPTFWLICDSMTDVVFILDIIVQLRTGYLEQGLMVYDDRKLACHYVHSRDFIFDMIALIPLDLLQLKMGTHPLLRFTRFFKVYRSVRFYYIVESRTVWPNLWRVVNLIHILLILAHWFGCFYFLLSEAEGFQGDWVYPYRPGDYATLTRKYLGSLYWSTLTLTTIGDLPTPETNAEYIFTIVSYLIGVFIFATIVGQVGNVITNRNANRLEFERLLDGAKTYMRHHKVPGGMKRRVLRWYDYSWSRGRIQGGGDINTALGLLPDKLKTELALHVNLSVLKKVTIFQECQPEFLHDLVLKMKAYIFTPGDSICRKGEVAREMFIIADGILEVLSETGKVLTTMKAGDFFGEIGILNLDGLNKRTADVRSVGYSELFSLSREDVLAAMKDYPDAQEILQTLGRKRLMEVRCVNKKYAKAALEKENAAYAAAHPHHHQAHHQGQVHQSDSSENSASKKIVDKLKHDVKGFRNVLKKSRTSRKSDESLEMQPLHNTSPRGSKIMLKRMSRVRSDEKDADTAEAKDELHDKTPSPIGAGLPLLQRLRLLKEKQDREERAVKSTPPQKSPPHSHVTCTLSPQESIQEEPEREFNEGFPLIQRLQQLKIKNEPQAIAGPDSGLVMVKTPPSISSKIDFGGATSTAAGLGTGIPSGSQLLTVAQIKPMMKVSFKQKIQQMQGGGTSGSSPGPSTGAIAKKEPPKSLPLIAKHATALSLPPAILGEEAATGGVGLGLGMGSGGGVGPGQALAIATISKKVTKPSYKLNTPMQSDTDTDGTPISKPWSKLKLATLMSSSYTSLTNCSPDDLATPLKNYSLSNIPQQMEATAQAQSQSLSRPRHHSARSSSRSPRHAHGHGHGHDSTTSNTSSSASQASTKRECLRLQKPEQQLPDGELAEPRRKFYQSVFDLSPEYNGLPFVKRLKILNERQKLAELEKALQTRSFSLDCSKSDQGANLPITESLYRCYSDTSGIYSQFLSAYESTTSSTSISTNTSASASASASASASDTGNSRHGQMQYVPLPLSPESNETVERRKLKSILKKLQKGGGNGNGNGSGGVDAQDEATATATTHAHASSRGLLAEPTLEGPPASAKEEGQFAAFGGATGVAHSHAIAISPSNGNANGKANGNGNGNGKSSSNASGNGRGSAPFTSNPTYPFPIAVPLPLPATETRIWSPTLTLNSPQESFALELQSQSKSQAQPQLQFPPPPAAEGSDGSAFGATASSSLSSSLSAAAAGAAAASTSYVVECSSSSVSSKSNQIHSQNTEFHAQSTTSTDLNLNLQLRQNTTTSNTNNVLAGGSQGLRPEGFPEAQDYFNQILSGINHVIKTHMNEMHSKFETQFSSMAGEVHRRDAIIAQLQLKLRSIEQKSSSAASSSAAVPSSALAIARRQKREKLSQLSVDDDEPAEEDNSSSGSSAELLFMRGDSLDTVFTSSPPIQGGRRSISPHPGPSRHHAASANALNCPSSYYSGPGTLSSRHAQSHPSFYTGQGNGRSSSRGYREWSGAAGDGRFSGADGSGPSGVVVSDVTGNLTRLSDSVILDIGESSSSSSSSSKLNIAEEEDDEDEEEAEAEAEAEADEELTASGPGNNDWEVRMLAAEMERQERKRGHSLSDNLGDLKHCSTFLRRRRKFSDTETEFSETDMDEQLARGSGSGSGHGPSTGPVGGVTGEAPAAGTGSTSSGSGTQSGSQRPRASSLDQFNLRYGIGRGIFKAMSIDRDKDKL; this is translated from the exons ATGAAACTGAGCGTGAGCGCGTATCGGGCGCATGCATCCGCACACAAGAAGATCCTCTCCAGCGGCTATCACTCACAGCTCAATTACGGCAgcactggagcagcagcatcctcctcgtcatcgggGGCCACTGCAACGGGCCTATATACG ATGGAAACGCACGAGCACGGCGAGCATGGCACTGGGAAGTTCGTCAAGGATGTGGCACGCCAGATTCACGACTGCAATAGCGATACGGATGTCATCAGTCCAACGGGGACCAGTAGCtctggtggcggtggtgctgccGGTGGCGCAGCCCCTGGCGAAAGCTCTGGTGGCCATCACAAGCGACACCATAAGATGGCCCATGACGATGATAACCACAGTGCGCCGCATTCCTCGGATAGCAAAAGTCCCAGTCAGCG GAAATCGCGTATCGGAGATGGAGCTTCAGATCCAGATTCCGATTG GACACGATCGAACCAACGCTGGATGAAGCTGCGCACCACCGTGCAAATCTCGTCGGCGATACAGAAAAAACCACCGCTCAAGCGAGAAGACTCCTTCCTGAAGCGTTTCTCGACTAGACAGATACCCGAAACACAG GAAACTGTTGAAGATACGGGTTCAGAAAGTGCCTCTGGTGACGTCGACAAAAGTGTTAAACGAAGACGACGCTATCTGCAGAAACGACGATCCGTTGTTAATCCAGATGAaaatttttacttttattggcTAATGATGGTAACTGTATGTGTTCTATATAATCTATGGACCCTTATTGTGAGGCAGAGCTTTCCTGAACTGCAG CAATCTGTGCCTACCTTTTGGCTTATCTGCGATTCGATGACAGATGTTGTATTTATCTTAGATATAATAGTTCAATTACGCACAGGCTATCTCGAGCAGGGCCTAATG GTATATGATGACAGGAAGCTGGCCTGCCACTACGTTCACTCGCGTGATTTCATCTTCGATATGATTGCGCTGATACCATTGGATCTGTTGCAGCTCAAGATGGGCACCCATCCGCTTTTGCGTTTTACGCGCTTTTTTAAA GTTTATCGATCTGTGAGATTTTATTACATCGTAGAGAGTAGAACAGTTTGGCCAAATTTATGGCGCGTTGTTAACCTAATTCATATCCTGTTAATATTGGCACATTGGTTTGGTTGCTTCTATTTTTTACTCTCCGAAGCGGAGGGTTTCCAG GGTGATTGGGTGTATCCCTACAGGCCGGGTGACTATGCCACCCTAACGCGCAAGTATCTGGGCAGCCTCTACTGGTCCACCCTGACGCTGACCACCATCGGGGACCTGCCAACGCCCGAGACGAATGCAGA ATATATTTTTACGATCGTTAGTTATTTGATTGGTGTTTTTATCTTTGCGACAATTGTTGGACAAGTGGGCAATGTGATAACGAATCGGAATGCGAATCGACTGGAGTTTGAGCGTCTTCTGGATGGGGCCAAGACCTACATGAGGCATCACAAG GTGCCGGGTGGGATGAAGCGTCGCGTGCTGCGATGGTACGACTATAGCTGGTCGCGGGGGCGGATACAGGGTGGCGGGGACATCAACACAGCTTTGGGTCTGCTGCCCGACAAGCTGAAAACCGAATTGGCCTTACACGTGAACCTAAGTGTGCTCAAGAAGGTGACCATATTCCAAGAGTGCCAGCCGGAGTTTCTGCACGATCTTGTGCTCAAAATGAAGGCCTACATCTTTACGCCGGGTGACTCCATTTGCCGCAAGGGCGAGGTGGCACGCGAGATGTTCATCATTGCGGATGGCATACTGGAGGTGCTAAGCGAGACGGGCAAAGTGCTGACAACCATGAAGGCTGGCGATTTTTTCGGCGAAATCGGCATCCTTAATCTGGACGGGCTGAACAA GCGCACTGCGGACGTTCGTTCCGTGGGCTACTCGGAGCTCTTTTCGCTTTCGCGGGAGGatgtgctggctgccatgaaGGACTATCCGGATGCGCAGGAGATCCTGCAGACGCTCGGCCGCAAGCGGCTCATGGAGGTGCGTTGCGTGAACAAAAAGTATGCGAAGGCGGCACTCGAGAAGGAGAACGCGGCCTATGCGGCGGCCCATCCGCACCACCATCAGGCCCATCACCAGGGACAGGTGCACCAGAGCGATAGCAGCGAGAATAGTGCATCCAAGAAGATTGTGGATAAGCTGAAGCACGATGTGAAGGGCTTTCGTAATGTGCTGAAGAAGTCCAG AACCTCCCGCAAGAGCGACGAATCGCTGGAGATGCAGCCGCTGCACAACACTTCGCCACGCGGCAGTAAGATCATGCTGAAGCGCATGTCCCGCGTGCGCTCCGACGAGAAGGATGCAGACACAGCTGAGGCCAAGGATGAGCTGCACGACAAGACACCCAGTCCGATTGGGGCCGGGCTCCCATTGCTGCAGCGCTTGCGGCTGCTCAAGGAGAAGCAG GATCGCGAAGAGCGAGCTGTTAAGTCCACACCACCACAGAAATCTCCACCTCACTCACATGTAACGTGTACGTTATCGCCGCAGGAATCGATACAGGAAGAGCCCGAACGAGAGTTCAACGAGGGCTTTCCCCTGATCCAGCGATTGcagcaattgaaaattaagaACGAGCCGCAAGCGATCGCCGGTCCTGATTCCGGCCTCGTAATG GTCAAGACGCCTCCtagcatcagcagcaagaTTGACTTCGGAGGAGCGACTTCCACCGCAGCAGGATTGGGAACAGGAATTCCCTCGGGCAGTCAGCTGCTGACTGTGGCACAGATAAAGCCCATGATGAAGGTCTCGTTCAAGCAGAAGATCCAGCAGATGCAGGGCGGTGGGACAAGTGGATCCTCGCCTGGTCCCAGTACCGGAGCGATAGCCAAGAAGGAACCGCCCAAGTCGCTGCCTCTGATTGCCAAGCATGCCACAGCGTTGTCCCTACCACCAGCGATCTTGGGCGAGGAAGCAGCAACGGGGGgagtgggattgggattgggaatgggatCGGGTGGGGGAGTAGGACCTGGCCAAGCCCTAGCCATAGCCACGATATCGAAAAAGGTGACCAAACCGTCGTACAAGCTCAACACGCCAATGCAATCCGACACGGACACCGACGGCACGCCCATTTCCAAGCCCTGGTCCAAGCTGAAGCTGGCGACTCTCATGTCCTCCAGCTACACCAGCCTCACCAACTGCTCGCCGGATGACCTGGCCACGCCCCTGAAGAACTACTCGCTCAGCAACATACCCCAGCAGATGGAGGCCACCGcccaggcccagtcccagtccctgtcccgtCCGCGTCACCACAGTGCCAGGAGCAGCTCCAGATCGCCCAGACACGCCCATGGTCATGGCCACGGGCACGactccaccaccagcaacacGAGCTCTTCCGCCAGCCAGGCGAGCACCAAGCGGGAATGCCTGCGCCTACAGAAgcccgagcagcagctgccggaTGGAGAGCTGGCCGAGCCGCGGCGAAAGTTCTACCAGAGCGTTTTCGACCTGTCGCCGGAGTACAATGGATTGCCGTTTGTCAAGCGGCTGAAGATCCTCAACGAGCGCCAGAAACTGGCCGAGCTGGAGAAGGCCCTGCAGACCAGAAGTTTTAGCCTGGACTGCTCCAAGTCTGACCAGGGAGCGAATCTGCCCATCACGGAATCGCTCTACCGATGCTACAGCGACACCTCCGGTATCTACTCACAGTTTCTCAGTGCCTACGAGTCCACCACCAGTTCAACATCGATATCCACCAATACATCTGCCTCTGCATCGGCATCGGCCTCTGCATCAGCATCGGACACCGGCAACTCCCGCCACGGACAGATGCAATATGTGCCGCTGCCCCTCAGCCCGGAATCGAATGAAACCGTCGAACGTCGCAAGCTGAAGAGCATACTcaagaagctgcagaagggcggtggcaacggcaacggcaatggaaGCGGCGGAGTTGATGCCCAAGACGAGGCgactgccacagccacgacGCACGCACACGCGTCGTCGAGGGGGCTGCTGGCGGAGCCGACCTTGGAAGG CCCGCCCGCCAGTGCCAAAGAGGAAGGTCAGTTCGCTGCCTTTGGCGGCGCTACCGGCGTGGCCCATTCGCACGCGATCGCGATTAGTCCGAGTAACGGTAACGCTAACGGTAAAGctaacggtaacggtaacggtaacggtaaAAGCTCGTCCAATGCTAGCGGTAACGGTAGGGGTAGCGCACCTTTCACTTCCAATCCAACGTATCCGTTTCCGATCGCggttccacttccacttccggCTACGGAGACACGCATCTGGTCGCCGACGTTGACACTGAATTCGCCTCAAGAGAGTTTCGCGCTCGAGCTGCAGTCTCAGAGTAAATCTCAGGcgcagccccagctccagtttCCGCCTCCACCTGCAGCTGAGGGCAGTGATGGCAGCGCCTTTGGAGCAACggcttcatcatcattatcatcatccttatcagcagcagcagctggagcagcagcagcatcgaccTCATATGTTGTCGAATGCTCATCGTCGTCGGTGTCATCGAAATCGAATCAGATACACTCACAGAATACCGAATTTCATGCTCAATCCACAACATCCACagatttgaatttgaatttgcagCTCAGACAGAACACCACCACCTCGAACACAAACAATgtgctggctggtggcagccAGGGGCTTCGGCCCGAAG GATTTCCAGAAGCGCAAGACTACTTCAATCAGATACTCAGCGGCATCAATCACGTGATCAAGACGCACATGAACGAGATGCACTCGAAATTCGAGACGCAATTCTCGAGCATGGCCGGGGAGGTGCACCGTCGCGATGCCATCAttgcccagctccagctgaaGCTGCGATCCATCGAGCAGAAGTCTTCTTCAGCAGCCTCATCCTCGGCTGCAGTCCCATCCTCAGCCCTGGCCATAGCCCGCCGGCAGAAGCGGGAGAAGCTCTCACAGCTCTCGGTGGACGATGATGAGCCAGCGGAGGAGGACAACAGTAGTTCGGGCTCCTCCGCAGAGCTTCTCTTTATG CGCGGCGACTCTCTGGACACGGTGTTTACCTCTTCGCCACCCATTCAGGGCGGGCGACGCAGTATATCGCCTCACCCAGGTCCGAGTCGGCATCATGCCGCTTCGGCCAACGCTCTCAACTGTCCCAGCAGCTACTACAGCGGGCCGGGCACGCTGAGTTCACGGCATGCGCAAAGCCATCCAAGCTTCTATACGGGGCAGGGGAAtggacgcagcagcagcaggggatatcgcgagtggagtggagccgCTGGCGATGGCAGGTTCAGTGGGGCGGACGGTAGCGGGCCCAGTGGCGTGGTGGTGTCGGACGTGACGGGCAACCTCACACGGCTCTCGGATAGCGTGATCCTGGACATTGGTGAGagctccagctcgagctcCTCGTCGAGTAAGCTGAACATTGCGGAAgaggaggacgacgaggatgaagaggaagcggaagcggaagcagAGGCCGAGGCGGATGAAGAACTCACCGCCAGTGGGCCCGGCAATAACGATTGGGAGGTGCGAATGCTGGCCGCCGAGATGGAGCGGCAGGAGCGTAAGCGCGGACACTCCCTATCCGACAATCTTGGCGATCTGAAGCACTGCAGCACGTTTCTGCGGCGCCGCCGCAAATTCAGTGACACCGAAACGGAGTTCAGTGAAACGGACATGGACGAGCAGTTGGCCCGAGGCTCAGGCTCCGGCTCAGGCCACGGCCCCAGCACCGGCCCCGTTGGTGGCGTAACTGGTGAGGCGCCTGCAGCAGGAACTGGGTCCAcatccagcggcagcggcacccaaagtggcagccagcggcCGAGGGCTTCCAGTCTGGACCAGTTCAACCTGCGCTACGGCATCGGGCGTGGCATCTTTAAAGCAATGAGCATCGATCGTGATAAAGACAAGCTTTGA